The following coding sequences lie in one Myxococcus xanthus genomic window:
- a CDS encoding lysophospholipid acyltransferase family protein produces the protein MTQKLPSEHLRRIVGTPPGRVVGFLTRFVWAFLTWLSPESRDALARFVGNLAYRLGIRRRVALENLAMAMPEKSDAERREIARGAYINMSRVVLESLPSGDRLPLDWAEQGVEGDAAWQALKARVATGKGALLVTAHFGNWELLGEMLIRHGVPLDALVRPLKGALNTRIAENRVRIGAGLIYPRGAIQEIIDAVNRGESPFMLLDQALPAKGAAFVPFFGKLASTTPAMAVAAARTDAPVFVVMGVRNGRGGARFRMEVEGPILPPAPGECADPITEHTARVTAALERCIRKYPDQWMWLHRRWKVQPPPEAALPAGTTPPPSASGAPPAG, from the coding sequence GTGACGCAGAAGCTCCCGTCCGAGCACCTGCGCCGCATCGTCGGCACACCACCTGGACGGGTGGTGGGATTCCTCACGCGCTTTGTCTGGGCGTTCTTGACGTGGCTGTCTCCAGAGTCGCGTGACGCGCTCGCTCGCTTCGTGGGCAACCTCGCATACAGGCTGGGTATCCGTCGTCGCGTGGCGTTGGAAAACCTGGCCATGGCGATGCCGGAGAAAAGTGACGCGGAGCGCCGGGAGATTGCGCGCGGCGCCTACATCAACATGTCGCGCGTGGTGCTGGAGTCGCTGCCCTCCGGCGACCGGCTGCCGCTGGACTGGGCCGAGCAGGGCGTGGAAGGCGATGCGGCCTGGCAGGCGCTGAAGGCGCGCGTGGCCACGGGCAAGGGCGCGCTGCTGGTGACGGCGCACTTCGGCAACTGGGAGTTGCTGGGGGAGATGCTCATCCGCCATGGCGTCCCGCTCGATGCACTGGTGCGTCCGCTGAAGGGCGCGCTCAACACGCGCATCGCGGAGAACCGCGTGAGAATCGGCGCCGGCCTCATCTATCCGCGAGGCGCCATCCAGGAAATCATCGACGCGGTGAATCGCGGCGAGTCCCCCTTCATGCTGCTGGACCAGGCGCTGCCGGCGAAGGGGGCGGCCTTCGTGCCCTTCTTCGGCAAGCTGGCCTCCACCACGCCGGCCATGGCGGTGGCGGCGGCGCGCACGGACGCCCCGGTGTTCGTGGTGATGGGCGTACGCAACGGCCGAGGCGGTGCCCGCTTCCGCATGGAAGTGGAAGGCCCCATCCTCCCGCCCGCGCCGGGTGAGTGCGCCGACCCGATTACGGAGCACACCGCGCGCGTGACGGCCGCGCTGGAGCGCTGCATCCGCAAGTACCCGGACCAGTGGATGTGGCTGCACCGCCGCTGGAAGGTGCAGCCGCCACCGGAGGCCGCCCTGCCCGCCGGGACTACGCCACCACCGTCCGCTTCAGGTGCGCCCCCAGCCGGGTGA